The Catharus ustulatus isolate bCatUst1 chromosome 15, bCatUst1.pri.v2, whole genome shotgun sequence genome has a window encoding:
- the LOC117003606 gene encoding neuropeptide Y receptor type 6-like — MDKAVQHPSEILNQTISNISLSQFLNFDTCQLSSLAEFLLITAYTLVTLVGLVGNLCLIIIIKRRKEAQNVTNILIANLSVSDVLICIMCIPVTVAYTLMDHWIFGEAMCKIGSFIQSLSVTVSIFSLVLIAIERYQLIVNPRGWKPKISHAYWGILFIWGLSLIISSPFLVFHQITDEPFKHLSFHSDFYKNKVACIEAWPSLTERLIFTTSLLVFQYCFPLGFIFICYLRIFVCLRRRRGKIDRMRENENRLSENKRINMMLVSIVVTFAACWLPLNIFNMVFDWNYEALMSCNHNLAFTICHLVAMISTCINPVFYGFLNRNFQKDLVVLAHHCRCSASQEEYENIALSNLQTDASKGSLKLNNPHVDI; from the coding sequence ATGGATAAAGCTGTTCAGCATCCCAGTGAGATCCTGAATCAAACTATCTCTAACATTAGCCTTTCTCAGTTTTTGAACTTTGATACATGCCAACTTTCCTCCCTTGCAGAATTCTTGCTTATTACAGCTTACACATTGGTTACACTAGTGGGGCTTGTTGGAAATCTTTGcttaattattataataaagAGACGGAAAGAAGCTCAAAATGTCACCAACATTTTGATTGCCAACCTCTCTGTATCAGATGTCTTGATCTGTATCATGTGCATTCCTGTCACAGTTGCATATACCTTAATGGACCACTGGATATTTGGGGAAGCAATGTGTAAAATAGGTTCTTTCATACAAAGCCTCTCTGTCACAGTCTCCATTTTCTCACTTGTACTCATTGCTATTGAGAGATATCAGTTAATTGTGAACCCGCGTGGCTGGAAACCTAAAATTTCACACGCTTATTGGGGAATTCTTTTCATCTGGGGGCTTTCCCTCATCATATCCTCTCCTTTTTTAGTATTCCACCAAATAACAGATGAACCCTTCAAACATCTGTCTTTCCACAGTGATTTCTACAAGAACAAAGTTGCTTGCATCGAAGCGTGGCCATCTCTTACAGAGAGACTGATTTTCACCACTAGCCTGCTGGTTTTCCAGTACTGCTTCCCactggggtttatttttatttgctatcTCAGGATATTTGTATGTCTTCGAAGGAGGCGAGGTAAAATAGACAGGATGAGAGAGAATGAGAACAGGCTGAGTGAAAACAAAAGGATCAATATGATGCTGGTATCAATTGTTGTGACCTTTGCAGCTTGCTGGTTACCTCTCAATATATTCAATATGGTTTTTGACTGGAACTACGAGGCACTAATGAGCTGTAATCATAACCTGGCATTTACAATCTGCCACCTTGTGGCCATGATCTCCACATGTATCAATCCCGTCTTTTATGGATTTCTGAACAGGAACTTTCAGAAGGATTTGGTAGTATTAGCTCACCACTGCAGATGCTCAGCATCACAAGAGGAATATGAAAATATTGCCCTTTCAAACTTGCAAACAGATGCATCTAAGGGGTCTCTGAAGTTAAATAATCCCCATGTGGATATATAA
- the HNRNPA0 gene encoding heterogeneous nuclear ribonucleoprotein A0, with amino-acid sequence MENSQLCKLFIGGLNVQTTEAGLREHFAAYGTLTDCVVVLNPQTKRSRCFGFVTYSAVEEADAAMAASPHAVDGNAVELKRAVSREDSAKPGAHAKVKKLFVGGLKGDVGEGDLVQHFSQFGPVEKAEIIADKQSGKKRGFGFVYFQNHDAADKAAVVKFHPIQGHRVEVKKAVPKEDIQAGGGGGGSSRPSRGGRGGRGRGGGGSGNRDHNGLSKGGGGYNSYGGYGGGGGGGYGSYGSGSYGGGGGGGDYGNGYGGFGSYSQHQSSYGPMKSGGGGGGGGGNWGGRSNSGPYRGGYGGGGYGGGSF; translated from the coding sequence ATGGAGAACTCGCAGCTGTGTAAGCTGTTCATCGGCGGGCTGAACGTGCAGACCACGGAGGCCGGGCTGCGGGAGCACTTCGCGGCCTACGGCACCCTCACCGACTGCGTGGTCGTGCTCAACCCGCAGACCAAGCGCTCCCGATGCTTCGGCTTCGTCACCTACTCGGCGGTGGAGGAGGCGGACGCCGCCATGGCCGCGTCCCCCCACGCGGTGGACGGGAACGCGGTGGAGCTGAAGCGGGCCGTGTCCCGGGAGGACTCGGCCAAGCCCGGCGCTCACGCGAAGGTGAAGAAGCTCTTCGTGGGCGGCCTCAAAGGGGACGTGGGCGAAGGGGACCTGGTGCAGCACTTCAGCCAGTTCGGCCCCGTGGAGAAGGCCGAGATCATCGCCGACAAACAGAGCGGGAAAAAGCGCGGCTTCGGTTTCGTCTACTTCCAGAACCACGACGCCGCCGATAAGGCGGCCGTGGTCAAGTTCCACCCGATCCAGGGCCACCGAGTGGAGGTCAAGAAGGCCGTGCCCAAGGAGGACATCCAGGCGggcgggggaggcggcggcTCCTCCAGGCCCTCCcggggaggcagaggaggaaggggtcggggcggcggcggctcaGGCAACCGGGATCACAACGGGCTTTCCAAAGGAGGCGGCGGCTACAACAGCTACGGCGGCTACGGCgggggaggaggcggcgggTACGGCTCCTATGGCAGCGGTTCCTACGGAGGCGGAGGGGGAGGCGGCGACTACGGCAACGGGTACGGCGGGTTCGGCAGCTACAGCCAGCACCAGTCCTCCTACGGCCCCATGAAGAGCGGcggaggaggtggaggagggggCGGCAACTGGGGGGGCCGCAGTAACAGTGGACCGTACAGAGGAGGCTATGGAGGGGGAGGCTACGGGGGCGGCTCTTTCTGA